In Helianthus annuus cultivar XRQ/B chromosome 3, HanXRQr2.0-SUNRISE, whole genome shotgun sequence, a single window of DNA contains:
- the LOC118490116 gene encoding uncharacterized protein LOC118490116 gives MESSETTPQQTIYTKRPPGGGGATSGTVRDSHFERVPDDSWGNPACDDMPHVPRWSLTQGSRMEDLKNCHEFFSLSLPPAERMFQKNRNRFALIDDHVRAGVNFFATSQEILREWRSMGEETLEFEEAKKSFSEEREKFNAEKKGLQWRVAEAEWKLEEQKQLNEQKQKDWESACARTNSEMQSQREAIVRLSGEKTTLADEAHQARLAAEKKEKEYVARIDKLELLVQEKASECEAAQRLLDEKTAECRASELLAEEASADSRWLLSRGVPLVMFFACPVVFFLFIFAFVCSFLRPYSLLFFV, from the coding sequence ATGGAGTCTAGTGAGACTACTCCGCAACAAACCATTTACACAAAACGTCCTCCTGGTGGGGGTGGGGCTACCTCTGGCACTGTGCGGGACTCGCACTTTGAACGTGTTCCTGATGATTCATGGGGCAATCCAGCTTGTGATGATATGCCTCACGTTCCCCGCTGGAGCCTTACTCAGGGTTCTCGTATGGAAGATTTAAAGAATTGTCATGAGTTTTTCTCCTTGTCTCTTCCGCCTGCAGAGAGAATGTTTCAGAAAAACCGCAACCGCTTTGCCCTTATAGATGATCATGTAAGAGCTGGGGTTAACTTTTTTGCCACTTCTCAGGAGATTCTTCGCGAATGGCGATCTATGGGGGAAGAAACTCTGGAGTTTGAAGAGGCTAAGAAGTCATTTTCTGAAGAGAGAGAGAAATTTAATGCAGAGAAAAAAGGTTTGCAATGGCGGGTTGCTGAGGCGGAGTGGAAACTCGAAGAGCAGAAGCAGTTGAACGAGCAAAAACAGAAAGATTGGGAATCTGCATGTGCTCGTACGAACTCTGAAATGCAGTCGCAGCGTGAAGCTATTGTGCGGCTGTCTGGTGAGAAGACGACCCTTGCGGATGAGGCGCATCAGGCGCGGCTTGCTGCGGAGAAGAAAGAAAAGGAGTATGTTGCACGGATCGACAAGCTGGAGCTTCTTGTGCAGGAGAAGGCTTCGGAATGTGAGGCTGCTCAGCGCCTTCTTGATGAGAAGACGGCTGAGTGTCGTGCGTCTGAGCTGCTTGCTGAGGAAGCCTCAGCTGATAGTAGGTGGTTGCTATCCCGTGGTGTTCCATTGGTAATGTTCTTTGCTTGCCCCGTTGTCTTCTTCCTTTTTATTTTTGCTTTTGTGTGTTCCTTTCTGCGACCTTACTCGCTTTTGTTTTTTGTGTAG